Proteins encoded by one window of Canis lupus dingo isolate Sandy chromosome 10, ASM325472v2, whole genome shotgun sequence:
- the LIPT1 gene encoding lipoyltransferase 1, mitochondrial, protein MLIPFSMKNCFQLLCNLKVPTSGFKNQVKSGFILQSISNDVYQNLAVEDWIHDHMNLEGKPVLFLWRNSPSVVIGRHQNPWQECNLNLMREEGIKLARRRSGGGAVYHDMGNINLTFFTTKKKYDRMQNLKLVVRALNAVQPQLDVQATKRCDILLDGQFKISGTASKIGRTTAYHHCTLLCSTNRTFLSSSLKSPYQGIRSNATTSIPSIVKNLLEKDPTLTCEVLMNAVAAEYAAYHQIDNHINLINPTDETLFPGINNKAKELQTWEWIYGKTPKFSINTSFNVLDEQSHLEIKIFIDIKNGRIETCNIEAPDHWLPLEICDKLNSSFIGSKFCPIETTMLTNLLLRTCPGDNELHSKWNILCEKIKGIM, encoded by the coding sequence ATGCTGATCCCGTTTTCAATGAAGAACTGCTTCCAGTTACTTTGTAACCTCAAGGTCCCAACATCTGGCTTTAAAAACCAAGTAAAAAGTGGGTTCATTTTACAATCAATTTCCAATGATGTTTATCAAAATCTGGCTGTAGAAGACTGGATCCATGACCATATGAATCTAGAAGGCAAGCCAGTTCTTTTCTTGTGGAGAAATTCTCCCTCTGTTGTAATAGGTCGGCATCAGAATCCTTGGCAGGAATGCAACCTGAATCTTATGAGAGAAGAAGGTATAAAACTAGCTCGGAGAAGAAGTGGAGGGGGAGCTGTCTACCATGATATGGGTAATATCAATTTGACTTTTTTTACAACCAAAAAAAAGTATGATAGAATGCAGAATCTAAAATTAGTTGTGAGGGCTCTGAATGCTGTCCAACCCCAGCTGGATGTACAGGCCACCAAAAGATGTGACATTTTACTTGACGGGCAATTTAAAATCTCAGGAACAGCTTCCAAGATTGGCCGGACTACTGCTTATCACCACTGCACTTTATTATGTAGTACCAATAGGACTTTCTTGTCATCTTCGCTGAAAAGCCCTTACCAAGGAATCAGGAGCAATGCCACTACTAGCATACCTTCCATAGtaaaaaatcttttggaaaaagaTCCCACTCTGACCTGTGAAGTACTCATGAATGCTGTTGCTGCAGAATATGCTGCTTATCATCAAATTGATAATCATATTAACCTAATAAACCCAACAGATGAGACCCTGTTTCCTGGAATAAATAACAAAGCCAAAGAACTACAAACCTGGGAGTGGATATATGGCAAAACTCCAAAGTTTAGTATAAACACTTCATTTAATGTATTAGATGAACAGtcacatttggaaattaaaatattcatagacATAAAGAATGGAAGGATTGAAACCTGTAATATTGAAGCACCTGATCATTGGTTGCCACTGGAAATATGTGACAAATTAAATTCAAGTTTTATTGGCAGTAAGTTTTGCCCAATTGAAACTACTATGCTCACAAATCTGTTACTTAGAACATGTCCAGGAGATAATGAACTACACAGTAAATGGAATATCCTCTGTGAAAAAATTAAGGGAATAATgtga